The genomic window TTTAATATCATTTGTATAAATCCATGTTTGTAATTTTCGCCAAGTTTTTTTGATACTTACATCATAACCTTGATGTCTTATATAATAACCTTTAATCTCTGGCATTTTTACAATAACTGGTTCTATATCAAAAATAGTGATACTCTTATTTTGGTTTGTAATTTTTTCAACTATTTTACTTGAGTAATCTTTGTATCCACCATTTTTCCAAATTTTTGGTGTCATTTCAAATCTTTGTTTAAATGCTCTTAAAAATGAAGTTTGAGAACTATATCCACACATACTTGATATATCTGTAATTGTAGAATATTTATTTGTAATCAATAGATTTGAAGCTTTTTGAAGTCTTATAGATTTTATACTTTCATAGATATTCTTTCCAAACTCTTCTTTGAAAATTCTATGAAGATGAAACTTACTTACTTTTAATTCTATACTTAATTCATCTATATTTATATCTGTGTCTATATATTTATAAATATAGTTCATCACGTCATTTGCAATTTTTGCTCTTTTTTCATGGGTACTTTTTTTCATAAATGAATTATATCTACAAATTAGCAAAAATAGATAATAATAAAAGCAATATATGTAAAGAATAAAAACTCTCATTTGAGTATGCTTATAATAAAAAATAGGAGACTTATGAAAAGATCATTTATTAGAGAAATCCTTGAATCAATTGATGAACATACAATATCATTTGCAGGTGGACTTCCAAGTGAAAAACTATTTCCAAGGGATGATTTAAAAACTGCAACAATGAAAATATTTGATAATCCAAAAGTATTTCAATACGGAGTTAGTAATGGAATTTCTGAATTAAGAGAAAAAATTGCAGCAAGATATACAAAAGAGGGATTTCCTACAACTAAAAATAATATTTTAATTACAACAGGAAGCCAACAAGGTATGTACATCCTTGCTAAATATTTTGAAAGTAAAGATATAACTATTGAAGAACCATCATATTTAGGTGCTATGAACATTTTTAGATTAAATCATCTTACAATGAAAGGTGTAGAACTTGAAAAAGATGGAGTTAATATTGAAAAATTCAAAGAGAGTTTTAAACAAACAAAATTAGCATATTTAATTCCAGATTTTCAAAATCCATCAGCAACTACATACTGTGATGAAAAAAGAGAAGAAATTGCAAAAATTGTTGAAGATGAAAATGGATTATTAATCGAAGATAGTCCTTATAGTGAACTCTATTTTGATAAAAAAAATATTTCTATTAGTTGTAAAATTCCAAATAGATCATTTCATTTAGGAAGTTTTTCTAAAACTTTAGTTCCAAGTCTTAGAATTGGATGGATTAGAGCAGATGAAAAATTACTTCAATCTTTAATGATTATAAAAGAAAGTATTGACTTACACTCTTGTGGAATTTCTCAATATATTTTAAAT from Arcobacter venerupis includes these protein-coding regions:
- a CDS encoding AraC family transcriptional regulator, producing MKKSTHEKRAKIANDVMNYIYKYIDTDINIDELSIELKVSKFHLHRIFKEEFGKNIYESIKSIRLQKASNLLITNKYSTITDISSMCGYSSQTSFLRAFKQRFEMTPKIWKNGGYKDYSSKIVEKITNQNKSITIFDIEPVIVKMPEIKGYYIRHQGYDVSIKKTWRKLQTWIYTNDIKEYKQMALHHDNPIITPLEECQYIAIVTLENEDLKDVSLPSLIIPKGVYAKFSLSGRYGDVIKLIQWVYHYWLIDSGYETTPNPSYTIYQKNHFLSSDEEFVLDYYLPIKYV
- a CDS encoding PLP-dependent aminotransferase family protein, translating into MKRSFIREILESIDEHTISFAGGLPSEKLFPRDDLKTATMKIFDNPKVFQYGVSNGISELREKIAARYTKEGFPTTKNNILITTGSQQGMYILAKYFESKDITIEEPSYLGAMNIFRLNHLTMKGVELEKDGVNIEKFKESFKQTKLAYLIPDFQNPSATTYCDEKREEIAKIVEDENGLLIEDSPYSELYFDKKNISISCKIPNRSFHLGSFSKTLVPSLRIGWIRADEKLLQSLMIIKESIDLHSCGISQYILNEYLEDEANYEKHLQDIRDDYEKKANFFCEQLDKYLPEFKYEKPKGGMFLYGSFEGIDSFALVQKCIEKKVVYVPGNQFYIDKIPNGEIRFNYTHSSFEQIEQGIKLIKSCL